In Rosa chinensis cultivar Old Blush chromosome 1, RchiOBHm-V2, whole genome shotgun sequence, a genomic segment contains:
- the LOC112202241 gene encoding loganic acid O-methyltransferase, with the protein MATRVNGADSLYSYSKYSSFQRNAIDAAKELIKEAVFDKLDIESFSSSNTFRVTDLGCAMGPNTFVAVQNIIEAVEDKYRTQGRNSEVPEFQVFFSDQAGNDFNQLFQSLPPDRNYFAMGVPGSFYSRLFPKAHLHFVYSSFSLQCLSKVPEEVLDSSSPAWNKGRVHYSNSAHQVVEAYSAQYAKDMECFLNARAQEIVGGGLMAFVVPGRPNETPHAHTYYNMSLDLFGSCLMDMAKKGVIAEDKVDSFNLPIYNASLQEVEAIVRGNGCFSIERTENLPQAKPQPNVFRLTVRAGMEHMIRAHFGEEILDEFFDTFCKKYEESTSVFESVKAISLFVLLKRIACTDH; encoded by the exons ATGGCAACAAGAGTGAATGGTGCAGATAGTCTCTACAGCTATAGCAAATACTCTTCTTTTCAG AGAAATGCTATAGATGCTGCCAAGGAACTGATCAAAGAGGCAGTTTTCGACAAGCTTGACATCGAAAGCTTCTCATCCTCCAACACCTTCCGAGTTACAGATTTAGGCTGCGCTATGGGGCCTAACACATTCGTAGCTGTGCAAAACATAATTGAAGCTGTGGAGGACAAGTACCGAACCCAAGGGCGCAATTCTGAGGTCCCCGAGTTTCAAGTCTTTTTCAGTGATCAAGCTGGAAATGATTTCAATCAGCTCTTCCAATCCCTCCCCCCAGACAGGAACTACTTCGCAATGGGCGTACCGGGATCTTTTTACTCTCGCTTGTTTCCCAAGGCACATCTTCACTTTGTATACTCTTCATTTTCTCTGCAATGTCTCTCTAAAGTGCCTGAGGAAGTGTTGGACAGCAGCTCCCCTGCTTGGAACAAAGGCAGGGTTCATTACTCGAATTCTGCACACCAAGTTGTTGAGGCATATTCAGCCCAATATGCCAAGGACATGGAGTGCTTTCTAAATGCTCGAGCACAAGAGATCGTGGGAGGAGGGTTGATGGCATTTGTTGTTCCTGGCCGCCCCAATGAAACCCCTCATGCACATACCTATTACAACATGTCACTAGACCTATTTGGTTCCTGTCTCATGGACATGGCTAAGAAG GGTGTCATTGCCGAAGACAAAGTGGACTCCTTCAATCTACCAATATATAATGCTTCTCTCCAAGAAGTGGAAGCCATTGTGAGAGGCAATGGGTGTTTTAGCATAGAGAGAACGGAAAACTTGCCTCAAGCAAAGCCACAGCCCAATGTGTTTCGCTTAACTGTGAGAGCCGGAATGGAGCATATGATTCGAGCGCATTTTGGAGAAGAGATTTTAGATGAGTTCTTTGACACGTTTTGCAAGAAATATGAAGAATCCACCTCCGTCTTTGAATCAGTGAAAGCTATTAGTTTATTCGTTTTACTCAAACGCATAGCTTGCACTGACCATTGA